The Thermosynechococcus sp. genome has a segment encoding these proteins:
- the atpC gene encoding ATP synthase F1 subunit epsilon, translated as MVMTVRVIAPDKTVWDAPAEEVILPSTTGQLGILANHAPLLTALETGVMRVRQDREWVAIALMGGFAEVENNEVTILVNGAERGDTIDLEKAKAEFAAAQAALAQAEQGESKQAKIQATQAFRRARARLQAAGGVVEI; from the coding sequence ATGGTGATGACCGTCCGGGTAATTGCACCCGATAAAACCGTTTGGGATGCCCCCGCTGAGGAGGTGATTTTGCCCAGCACAACAGGGCAATTGGGCATTCTCGCAAATCATGCCCCCCTTTTAACTGCCTTGGAAACGGGCGTGATGCGGGTGCGCCAAGACCGCGAGTGGGTGGCGATCGCCCTTATGGGGGGCTTTGCCGAAGTTGAAAACAACGAAGTGACGATTCTCGTCAACGGTGCTGAGCGCGGGGATACCATTGACCTCGAAAAAGCCAAGGCCGAGTTTGCCGCAGCCCAGGCCGCCCTCGCCCAGGCCGAACAGGGGGAATCCAAACAGGCTAAAATTCAAGCCACCCAAGCCTTTCGGCGTGCCCGTGCTCGTCTGCAGGCCGCAGGGGGGGTGGTTGAGATTTAG